The sequence CAGCGGCGGCAGCGACGACCGCGGCGCTGCGGCCGCCGGCGGCACGGGCACCGGCCCGGGCGCCCGGACCGCCGGGCCCCACACCTTCGAGCGGCTGACCGCACCCGAGCGCACCGTGGTCCGTGCCGCCGACGGCGGCACGCTCGCCACGTTCACGGACGGCGCCCGTACGGCCGTACTCACCGGGCCCACCCGCAGCTTCAGCGAGCCGCGGACCACCGAGGCCAAGGTGACCACGGACGCCTGGGTGCGGGTGCTGCCGCACGAGTGGCAGCGGGGCATGGAGAAGTCGGCCTGGTTCAAGGGCTGGTTCCGCAAGGCGCTCGGCGACACCAGCCCGGACGTCTTCGCGGTGGCGTTCGAGTACAGCAGCGCCGGGGCGCCCGACAAGCACAACGCCGCCGGCGTGCGCTACGCGGGCACCGCCCACTTCGGCCCGCGCAACGCCAAGGTCAACAACCCGCTGGACTTCGCCTACCACGACGAACAGTCCGACTTCTACGACTACCTGGGCATCGACTGGACCTTCCCGGACGGCACCCGCGTGCAGCCGGAGCAGGCCCGCTACGGCGACGTCGACTGCTCCGGCTTCCAGCGTCTGGTGTGGGGCTACCGCATGGGCATCCCCCTGCACAACACCAACACCCGGGGCAGCGGCCTGCCGCGCCGCGCCTTCGCCATCGCCGCCTACGGTCCCGGCCGCCTGGTGATCCCCGACACCGGCGAGCAGCCCACCGGTCTGGACGTCCTGCAACCCGGCGACCTCGTCTTCTTCGCCATCATCAAGGACCGGCCGAACTTCATCGACCACTGCGGCATGTACATGGGCCTCGACGACCAGGGCCGGCACCGCTTCTACTCCAGCCGCTCCGCCGCCAACGGCCCCACCCTGGGCGACCTGTCGGGCCGCTCGCTGCTGGACGGCACCGGCTTCTACGCCCGCGGCTTCCGGGCGGTCCGCCGCCTGTGAACCCGCCGCCCGTGCACCGCCGCCTCACCTGACCTGCTGATCCGAGGACCACTGCCATGACCGCCATCCCCGCCGCCAAGCCCACCGGCGCGCACCGAGGCCGCCGGGCGGCGAACCGCCGCTCCGGCCGACCGGAAGACGCCCCGCGCTGGGAGCGCCCGGCGCTCGCCTCGGTCCTGGTCGTCGCCACGGTGCTGTACTCCTGGGGCATCGGGCACGCCGCGCTCCACCCCTACTACGGCGCGGCGATACGGTCGATGGCCGGCAGCTGGCGTGCCTTCCTCTTCGGCGGGCTCGACGCCGGCGGCACGATCAGCATCGACAAGCTGCCCGGCGCCTTCTGGCCCGATGCCGTCTGCGTCTGGCTCTTCGGCCCGCACACCTGGGCGGCCGCGCTTCCGCAGGTCGTCGAAGGCGTGCTCACCGTATGGCTGGTGCACCGGATCGTACGGGCCTGGGCCGGTGCGTTCGCCGCGCTGATCGCCGCGCTGACGCTCACCCTCACCCCGGTCACCGCGGTCCTCGCCCGGGCCACCATCCCGGACACCGCGCTCACCCTGCTCCTGGTGGCAGCCGCCGGAGCACTGCAGAAGGCGGTGCGCACCGAGCGGCTGCTGCCGCTGATCACCTGCGGGATCTGGGTCGGGCTCGCCTTCCAGACGAAGATGCTGCAGGCATGGCTGGTGCTGCCCGTCTTCGCCGCCGTGTACCAACTCGTCGCGCCCGGCACGCCGTTGAAGCGGGCTCTGCGCGTCCTGCTGGGCGGTGCGGTCGCGCTGGCGGTCTCCTGCTCCTGGGTGCTGATCGCCTGGGCGACACCGGCCGCGGACCGCCCGTACCTCGACGGCACGTCCAACAACGATCCGTTCACCCTGGTATTCGGCTACAACGGCATGAGCCGCTTCAGCAGCGATTCCACCGCGTTCGGCGCCGTCGCGGGCACCGCCACCAGCCGCACCACCGGCAACACCGGCTGGAACATGCTGATCAACCACACGGTCGGC comes from Streptomyces sp. FXJ1.172 and encodes:
- a CDS encoding NlpC/P60 family protein, with the translated sequence MHSEPVGRRGRPTRRAVLGTIAGVAAAGAAGAYAWDRLGHGSGGSDDRGAAAAGGTGTGPGARTAGPHTFERLTAPERTVVRAADGGTLATFTDGARTAVLTGPTRSFSEPRTTEAKVTTDAWVRVLPHEWQRGMEKSAWFKGWFRKALGDTSPDVFAVAFEYSSAGAPDKHNAAGVRYAGTAHFGPRNAKVNNPLDFAYHDEQSDFYDYLGIDWTFPDGTRVQPEQARYGDVDCSGFQRLVWGYRMGIPLHNTNTRGSGLPRRAFAIAAYGPGRLVIPDTGEQPTGLDVLQPGDLVFFAIIKDRPNFIDHCGMYMGLDDQGRHRFYSSRSAANGPTLGDLSGRSLLDGTGFYARGFRAVRRL